The DNA region AGTTTCAGCGGCCGCTTGCTCCGCACAAAAGGAATCTGAGCCCGGGCCGAgccgggggcagcgcgggggCGGCTCCCCCGGtcacccccaaaccccatccccagccccccgCCCCAGCCCCCCGGTGCCTCTCGCCCACCCGAGACCCCCGGGGCTGGGACACGGTGCCCATGGTGCAGAGGGGGCGCTGGAGCTCCGCGCTCCCCCCGCCGCGGGTCCCCATCTATAATTGATCACGGGGGAAACACGATCGGCGCCGGGACACGGCGGGACACGCGGagccctgccccgctcctggcAGCGGTGACCGGGGCAGGGTGgaggacacggggggacacggcgGCAAGGCGGGCACGgtggcagcggggctgggggggcgcGGGGAGCGTCCCGGGACCGTCCCGGTACCGGGGGCACGGGGCTGGGGGTGGGGTCTGACCGGGCTGGGCGTGGCTTACGCAGATGGGCGGGGCCATAACCGGCGCTCGTTGCATATGGGCGGGGCGTGCTGCGGTGTGGGCGTGTCCCGCAGCCCCGCGCCTGCGCAGTGCGGCGCAGCGGAGCATGCGGCCGCCATGTCGCCGCGGAACGGGCGGCGCACCGGAGCGCACCGGGCGCACTCGCTCGCCCGCCAGCTCAAAACCAAGCGGCGCCGGCGCGACCTGGACGAGATCCACGCGGACCTGAAGCCCGAGAACGCCGCGCGGCTGCTGCGGCAGGAGATCGACCCCGACCTGCCGGGCTGCGCGCAGTTCTACTGCCTGCACTGCGCGTGCGTGCGGCGTGGATACCGGGGGCATCCGGGGAACACCGGGGGGATCCGGGGCTCGGGGGGCGGCTCCGGCCTTGGCATGGGCTTGTCCTGTTCCGAGGGGTCCCGGGTTCCCGGGGCAGGTGGGGAAGTTCGCCCGGTCCCTGAGGTTCCTGGGATGGGGTCGGCCTGGTTccgggggtccctgtccctggttgggtgctcagccctgggggtccctgtccctggttggggtgctcagccctgggggtctctgtccctggttggggtgctcagccctgggggtccctgtccctgggaggggatgctcagccctgggggtctctgtccctggtTGGGATGCTCAGCcttgggggtccctgtcccctcggAGGTTGATTCCGGGGGTCCCTATCCCCTATCTCTGTCCCCCTCTAACCCCTGGGGGAGCATCGTGTCCTGGTCAGAGGATGCCCCCAGGCCTGTGCAGGGTTGTAGTGGGACCCTGCCCCCTCGGCaggacccccccagccccccttGAGTCTCGGGGTGCCCCTGACCCCCATCCTTTCCTTCCCCAGGCGTTACTTCGTGGACCTGAACAGCATGAAGGAACATTTCAGATCCAAGGTGCACAAGAAGAGGTGAGGGCTGGGGGCAGACCCCAGATTCCCGGGGCGCGGGGGTGCCAGGGGCGGTTGTGGGCAGTGCAGTCTCACCCCCCGTGTGCCCCCAGGCTGAAGCAGCTGCGAGAGGCTCCGTACACGCAGGAGGAGGCTGAGCGAGCTGCCGGCATGGGCTCCTACGTGCCCCCAAAGAAGGTGGAGGTGCAGACCCAGCCCCTGGAGGAGGTCACCGAGATGGAGACGTCgggctgagcacagggacaggggctgaGAGGCTCAGTGGCTCTGTAAGGACACCTTTGTCTCAGCTTTGTGACAAAACGTGTCCCAGCTCtaccagcctgctcctcccacagccccctggcccgggcactgacaggagcaggagccagcaggaccCTGGGTGCCCTCCCTGAGTGTCCTCCTCCTCAAAGGGACACAATCATTGTTCTCCGAGGGTGCTGGGACTGCACGCTCGTCTGCCTGCCTTTGGAGCACTTCTGCTCTGTCCTTGGCTCAGAGCTTGTTCCAGTGATGCACCCATTAAAATATGTCAGCTGATGGTGTGGCAGCGTTGAATGTGAGGGTGACAGTCCCCCCAGGGGGTGAGGGGACACCTCAGTGTTGTTCTCTTCCCTGTTATCCAGAGGTGTCCGTGCCAGGAGCCTCGTCCTGGAGCTCTTGCCTGGTAAAAGTCCctctgccctggcagcttttTGTGGGGAATGTGAGCTCGGGTCACCTCTTCATGGAGCGCTTGGGTTTGCAGCTGCTTTGGCCCTCGAGAGGGCAGTGCTGGTGTCCCCTTGGTGAGGCCACTGGGAGGCTCCTGTCCCCAAAAACTCAACTCCTGCAAGTGATTCCGTGCTCCTGGAGAGCTGCATGGCGATCAGCCTGtccctgaggggacactgagcgaCAATGGCACCGAATTCCTGCAGAGTTGGTGTCCCCATTcatccctcctgcccagctggggcCTGGGAACGCagacagagcagtgacagagcagtgacacagcTGTGCTGGCTAAGGAAGGGTTTATTTCCACGCAGCCTGCCTGGATTTGTCCCCGaggctctgggggagggagagctgcagctctgtgggagctggggaggctgtgggatgtgccagcccagggacacggatGCGATGTCCCTGCCCAGGGTCACGTCACCGCCCGTGTCCCCCCTGCCCGTTATCTAACACAGCGCTGCCCTCATTCCTGCTCGttcccatggggacagaggggctctgtGGCCCcgccggtgtccccagccccctctgctcccgcgggggatggggatggatgcagCTGCCGGCTCTGCCGTCcctctgtctgtccgtccgtccgtccagcctctgctctggcgTTCTGATCCCGCTGTCCCCCGTGGCTCGGGCTCAGCCGGCAGCTCCGGAGCTGGAAGCGGCTTCTGCGTTCTGCATCCCGGCTGCCCGAGGCGGGGACAggcggggacagctggggacagctggggacagccgcgtcccccgtgcccagggcacccaTGGCGGTGGGAAGGGCTGGATGTGGTGCAGGTCAGCTGCAGAGCTCGGGTGGATGGAGGGGACCCCGACGTCCCCGGGACTGTCCCCAGGGCCTGAACACCCCATAGGGACAGTCCCCAGGGCCAGAACATCTCTCGGGCACTGTCCCCAgggcccccagcccctgctcacGGCTCCGGGGGCGCCTTGGCAGGGTCAGCCATCCTCCGGGCGCTGTAGAGGGACAGGCAGAGCCCGgcggctgccagcagcagggccaggggggtcAGCAGCCGCCCCCCCGGCTCAGCCTCGCGTCCCGCGGCCAGCTGcatctgtggggacacagagagcCGTGGGGAGCACGGGAATGCCCCGAACCCCATGGGGACAGGGGCCTGGGGCCTGAATGGCCCCATCACACGGGGGGTGTTAAAGGAGATGGGGGCAGCTTTGAGCCCCTCTGCGTGTCTCAGGGAGGGTTTTAGGGTGCCCCTGCAGCACTTGTGGGCCCCCGTCGGCAGCAGCGTCACTGCCAgtgtggagctgggctggagccggGCACAGCTCCCACGGCAGGCCCGGTGGGCAGCAAGATCAGCAagggcagcagcacccggggctcCCCCGGCCCTGCTCGCCCCTTACCTGCAGCAGTCTGAAGTACCCCGGGGTCAGGCGGCGGGGGCGGATGATCATGGCGAGCGGGAGCagcggggctgggatggagccccCCAGATCCCCGGCCCCGGCGAGGGGCGCTCCGTGCGGGGCTGGGCCGGGATGGAGCCCCCCAGATCCCCGGCCCCGGCGAGGGGCGCTCCGTGCGGGGATGGAGCCCCCCAGATCCCCGGCGCCGGCGAGGGGCGCTCCGTGCGTGCCGCGGCCCCGGGCAGGGCGCGGAGCAGGAGCCGCTGTCAGCCGCGATCAGCGCCCGCTGCTCCCCGGAGCGGACACGGCGGGCGGGggggccggcccggcccagcccagggTGGATCTGGGGGGGCCGCAGGGCCGGGCTTAACCAGAGAACCCCTCTGCGGGCCTGCATGGGGCTGCCTCGGTTTCCCCACCTGTAGAGGGGTGTGAGCTGTGATTTGGGTGAGGGGGGGTGACACCCCAAAAACTCCAGGGCTGAGCGGGGGCTTCCCTCAGGTTATTCTGGGGGTCTCTGTGGCCCAGCTTTGCACCCGCAGCGCTCCTCCTGGAGTGTCCCGCtggtgtcacacagctcctggggTGTCCCACGGGTGTCCCAAGCGCCGTGGGGCTCAGCGCTCGCTGGGGGTGACACCGGTGCCGTTTCCCGGGTTCCAGCGGCCGTGTGTCACCGCCCGGGCCGTGACTCACCGGCCTCGCCCCACGGCACCGTGCGGGGCCATCCGGGGCAGGCGGGCCCGGCGCTGAGCGGCACCGGGGAGCGCCAATGGGGCCGCGGCTGCGGGCGCAGGTGAGGCCGCGCCCGGCGCAGGTgaggccgcgcccgccccgccgccgttCCGGTCCTGCCGTTCCTGCCCCGCCGCCgttccggccccgccgccccgatGGAGCCCCCGCGCTCCTGGGGCCCCGCACAAGCGGCCGCCTGGCTCCGAGGTGAGTCCCGGCTGTCCCCGGGGGCTCTGGGGCGTCCCCAGCcggggcacacggggcaggggcTGGCGGCGCTTCCCGTCCTGTTCTCTTCCCGGGGTGGGGTCCGGCCGTGCCCACCCTTTAGGCTGAGGCCGGGTGAGCTCGGTGTGTGGAGAGGACCCTGCCACCAGCCGGGGGTCACcgctggggtggcactgccagggggcactgccagggggcactgccagggggcactgccaggggacacccctggggtggcactgccagcgggctggtgtgtgcagggctggacGCCGCCGTGCAGGGATACCCTTTCGAGGCCTGGGGGCTCTCGGGGCccgagctgctggggctggagccggggctgCTGGAGGCTCTGGGCGTGCGGCCCGTgggacaccaggagctgctgctggaggccgtGGAGCTGCTCCGGAGCCTGGTGAGTGCCGGGGTCCCGGCCAGGAACACGGGGGTTCCCTGGGCTGAAGGACCAGGATGTGGGGTCACCCTGGGCTGGGTGGAAGGTGGGGACACGGGGGCACCCTGACTCAGTGGAGGGGGGCTCTGCGCCGGGCAGAGGGAGGGACGTGGTGGCACCCCGAATGCCACCCTGCCcgcccatcccctgtcccccctgtgcccccaggactCAGGGCTGGCGAGCACCAGCCTGCGGACGCTGACGGAGAGGCTGCGGGAGCTGGCCCGGGGCATCCAGGGCCTGGTGCAGGGGAAGCTGTGGGCAGAGGATGCCCCCCGGCAGCCCTCCCTCACCCTCCTG from Melospiza melodia melodia isolate bMelMel2 chromosome 27, bMelMel2.pri, whole genome shotgun sequence includes:
- the ZNF593 gene encoding zinc finger protein 593, producing MSPRNGRRTGAHRAHSLARQLKTKRRRRDLDEIHADLKPENAARLLRQEIDPDLPGCAQFYCLHCARYFVDLNSMKEHFRSKVHKKRLKQLREAPYTQEEAERAAGMGSYVPPKKVEVQTQPLEEVTEMETSG